The nucleotide sequence CCATCCACACGCTGTCAACGGTCACCCATTCGACACTGATCTCGCAATAACTTCCACAACAATTTCCTGGAGGAGATCATGGAGCACCGTCCCGAATGCTGCTGTGGTTGCGCGCTCGCGCAAATGCCTGCTCCCCCAGAGGAATCTGTGCCCTTACCGCCCACAGTGGGCATACTAGGCACCGGCGCATTCGTACCGCCGCGCGTCGTCACCAACAACCAGGCAGGTGCCAGCGCCGGCATCGACGATGCCTGGATATTCGCCCGAACTGCGATCCGGACCCGACGCTGGGCCGACCCGGAGCAGGCCACCTCGGATCTGGCCGTCCAGGCCGCCGAACAGGCCCTCGCCAACGCCGCAATCAACGCCGGGCAGCTCGGAGCGGTCATCGTCTCGACCTCCACACCCGACCAACCCCAGCCACCCACGGCCGCCTTTGTCCAAAATGCGCTGCACGCCAACAGCGCATACGCCTTCGACACCAATGCGGTGTGTAGCGGGTTCCTGTTCGCCATCAACACCGCACACGCGCTGGCCCAACGTGACAGCATCCACGTGCTGGTCATCGGAGCAGACGTCTACTCACGCATCCTTGACCCCACCGATCGAAAAACGGTCTGCCTGTTCGGTGACGGCGCCGGTGCTGTGGTGGTCGGACCCACCACAGCCAGCTCGAGGCACCTGCGCATCGTCGACACCGAACTGCACACATTCACCCAGCACATCAACCTGATCGGGGTGCCCGGCGGCGGCAGCCGCCAGCCCCTGACCACGGCTACTCTCGACGCGGGACAGCACTACTTCCACATGGACGGTCGAGGCGTCCGCGACTTCGTCACCACCACGGTCCCGGAGCAAGTCCGCAAATTCTTGGCGCGACATCACCTCGCTGTCGAGGACATCGACCACCTGGTGATGCACCAAGCCAATGGCCGCATGCTCGATGAGATCTACTCGCTACTGGACCTGCGTAACGCCACATGCCACCAAACCATCGACCGATTCGGCAACACCGGTTCGGCATCGATCCCCATCACCCTGCACCACGCCTACCCCGAGCTGCACGGCAATATCCTGTGCATCGGTTTCGGAGGGGGGATGGCCGCCGGTATCACGCTGCTGGCCGCGGTGTCGGGCAGCGCGGGTGATGTGGGCGCTCACAAGTAGCGCGCGCTGCGCCACCGGACCGCCCCCGACCGGGGTGACGATCCGGGAGCGTCGCGATCCTGCGCACGCCTGGTCACGAACAGGCGCGCGCCGCACCCGGGTAGCCGAGCCCAGCGCCGCGGGCTGACCGTCCGAAATTCGGACGGTCAGCAGCGGTCATCCCATCGGAAAGCCCACCGCCAACGGCGGTTAGTCGCGCAGCATTTCGGCGACCAGGAAGGCCAGTTCCAGTGATTGTTGGGTGTTCAGTCGTGGGTCGCAGGCGGTCTCGTAGCGCCCGGATAGGTCGGAGTCGGAGATGTCTTGCGCGCCGCCCAGGCATTCGGTGACGTTCTCGCCGGTGATCTCGACGTGGATACCACCCGGGTGGGTTCCCAGGCCGCGATGGACCTCGAAGAATCCCTGTACCTCATCGACGATGCGGTCAAAGTGGCGGGTTTTGTAGCCGGTGGATGACTCGTGGGTGTTGCCGTGCATCGGATCGCACTGCCAGATCACCTGGTGACCGGCGGCCTGGACCTTCTCCACGATCGGCGGCAGCAGATCACGGACCTTGTTGTTCCCCAACCGACTCACCAGCGTCAGCCGGCCCGCCTTGTTATGCGGATCCAGCCGCTCGACATACTCGACAGCCAGCTCCGGAGTCATCGTCGGGCCGATCTTGACCCCGATCGGATTGGCGATCACCTCCGCAAAAGCAACGTGGGCACCATCGAGTTGACGGGTCCGCTCACCGATCCACACGGTATGGGCGGACAAGTCATACAACTGCGGCTCACCGTTTTCCCCCTCACCCAACCGCAACATCGCCCGCTCATAATCGAGCACCAAAGCCTCATGACTGGCGTAGATCTCAGCGGTCTGCAGATTACGGTCGGCCACCCCACAGGCACTCATAAACCGCAGGCCCCGATCGATCTCGTTGGCCAGCGCCTCATAGCGCGCCCCCGCCGGCGAGGTCCGCACAAACTCGCGGTTCCAATCATGAACCAAATGCAGCGACGCCAACCCCGACGACGTCAACGCCCGCACCAAGTTCATCGCCGCACTGGCATTGGCGTAGGCACGCACCAGCCGCGACGGATCATGCTCGCGCGCAGCAGCATCGGGCGGAAAACCATTGATCATGTCACCGCGGTAGGACTTCAACCCCAACGCATCAGTATCGGCCGAGCGCGGCTTGGCGTACTGCCCCGCAATCCGAGCAACCTTGACCACCGGCATGCTCGAGCCATAGGTCAGCACCACCGCCATCTGCAACAGCGTGCGCACATTGCCCCTGATATGCGGCTCGGTGTTATCGGTAAACGTCTCCGCGCAATCCCCACCCTGCAGCAAAAACGCCTCACCACGAGCGACCTGCGCCAGCTGCTCCTGCAACCGGATGATCTCCGAAGGCACCGTCACCGGCGGCACACTCTCGAGCACCTTACGCATCGCCGTCGCCTGATCGACCGGCCAGCTGGGCTGCTGAGCAGCCGGCTTAGCCAACGCAGCATCCAACCGCGCCCGCAACTCATCAGACAACGGCGGCAACGACGGCAGCTGGTCAATCGGAATATCGACGGTCCAGTTCATCGGTACATGGTAACTGGGCATTGTTGCGGGCTGATGGGCCGAACGTTGCTAGCGGTCGGTGATGATCAAAAACCTTCGCAATTGATCACGGGCATCGACCAGCGCGTCGTGGGCATCTCGGGACCGCGGGGGTAGCCGCGGGCTGCCGCGATCCTCCCACAGCTGCCGCAATTCCCGGGTGAAACGCGGTATCGCCTTCGGCAGGCCCGGCATCGGACCCCACAACTGACACAGCGCGACGTGATCGTAGGCCCCGACCCAGGCCCATAGTTCGATCCGCTCGCCGCTGTCCACACCGAGGAACTCCTCCAGGTCCAGGCGGATCTGGCGGCGCGAACGCCACACCTGCGAGGCGGGTGACGGCAGTTTGGTCAGCACATGGGCACGAACCCAACTTCCAGCCCGTTCCGGATCGAATTCTGTGGAAACGGCGTAGTACTCACGGCCGTCCTCGGCGACCACGCCGATCGAGACCAGTTCGATGGTGCGGCCATCCTCGATGAACTCGGTGTCATAGAAGTACCGCATCGCCGCAGCCTATACGGAGGTCAATAACGGCTCGGTGCCCTCGGGTGGCGGCGCGGGGTGAACGTCGCGATCCAACTGCGCCTCGACGGCGCGCTCGTCGGGCAGCCGAGGGGTGCCGGCGATCGCGCACTGCAACCAGAGCTTGACCCGCACCACCGGGCGGCGCAAGGTGCGCTCGCGCTGCAACGCTCGCCGCATCTTGTCCGGTTTCGCGGTATAGCGCCACCGGGCCCAAGGGGCATGCGGCCGCGACAGCCGGATTGCACCGATGACCAGCAACACCACGATGAACATGCCGAGCAACCCGGTCCACACCTTGCCCTTGATCAGCACCACCGTTGCCAGCGGCAGCGTGAGCACCAATCCGCCGACCACCACCGCACGCGGGAGCACCGAATCGCTACCGGACCAGATCGTCGGGAAGAACATCAGGGGATGCAAACCCAGGGTCAGCAGGCCCGCCACCGCTACCGCCGCAAAAACCGCGTCCACCGAGGTACGGCCGTCTTCCTCCCAATAGACATCGGACAGATGCAGGATCAACGCATACTCGTCGAGCACCAGTGCCGCGCCGATCCCAAAAAAAGTTGCCGCCACGCTGAGTTCGGGTTCACGTCCGTTGACAGCCAGCGTCACCAAGGTCAGCCCGGAGATCATCACCAGCACCACCCCGAACGTCACATGGTGGACATGCACCGACCCGAGGTGCACATTGCGGGGCTGCCACCACCTGGGCGGCGGGCCATCGTCTGGGCGCCCACGGATGACGCGCACGAAGGTGCGGGTCACAAAAAACGTCAGGATGAAGGCAACCAGGCAGCACAAAAGCGGCAATCGGCCGCGGTCGACAATGTCATGCTGCAGCCAATAGAACACCTCAAAAAAGTTACGCCCACCGACGAATGCAGGTCGGCAGCCTCGCTGCAGCGGTGTCCGGCCGTCCGGTAACGATTAGGCTGTCGGGGAAATGAGTACATGGAGGTCGCCCGACGTGGGCAGTCGACTCGGGCGGTTCTCGGTTTGGTGCCTGCTCTGGCTGGTAGCGGCCGCGGCACTGGGATACGTGGTCTGGCGGTTGTTCGGGCACATCCCGTACCGCATCGACATCGACATCTATCAGATGGGCGGTCAGGCCTGGTTGGACGGGCGCCCGCTCTACAGCGGCGACGTGAAGTTCCACACACCAATCGGACTGGACCTGCCGTTCACCTACCCTCCGCTGTCGGCGGTGGTGTTCAGCCCGTTTGCCTGGTTACACATGCCGGCGGCCAGTGTGGCGATCACATTCTTGACGTTGGTGGTGCTGATCGCGTCGACGGTGGTGGTGCTTACCGCTCTGGATGTGTGGCCCGACTCCGAGCAGCTGCCCGGCCCCGCGTGGCTGCGCCGGTTGTGGTTGGCGGTCATCATCGTTGCCCCGGCTTCGCTCTGGCTGGAGCCGATCAGTTCCAACTTCGCTTTTGGCCAGATCAATGCCGTGCTGATGACCTTGGTGATACTCGACTGCTTCCCGCGTCGCACACCGTGGCCACGGGGGCTGTTGCTCGGCTTGGGGATCGCGCTGAAGCTGACTCCGGCCGTGTTCCTGCTCTACTTCCTGCTGCGCCGCGACAACCGGGCGGCGCTGACGGCGGTGGCGTCTTTCGTGGTCGCCACGCTGGCCGGTTTCGCGCTGGCCTGGCGCGACTCATGGGAGTACTGGACCGACACCTTGCTGCACACCGACCGGATCGGTTCCGCGGCGCTCAACACCGACCAGAACATTGCGGGCGCACTCGCCCGCCTACCGATCGGCGAGCATGCGAGCCACCTGATGTGGGTGTTGCTGTCTTTAGGGGTACTCGCGGTGACCGTCTGGGCGATGCGGCGCGTCCTGCGGGCCGAAGAACCGAGCCTTGCGGTGATCTGTGTCGCCTTGTTCGGCCTGGTGGTTTCCCCAGTGTCGTGGTCGCATCACTGGGTTTGGATGTTGCCGGCGGTGGTCGTGACCGGGGTGCTGGCCTGGCGGCGGCGCAACGTCGCGCTGGCGGTGGTCACCATTGCCGGATTGGCGCTGATGCGCTGGTCACCGATCGATTTGCTGCCCAAACACCGCGAGGCGACCGCGGCCTGGTGGCGTCAGCTGGCCGGCATGTCTTACGTGTGGTGGGCGTTGGCCGTGATCGTCGTGGCCGGACTGACGGTCACCACCCGGATGACGATGCAGCGTCCGGCGGAGCCGGGTCGAACCCCGGT is from Mycobacterium marinum and encodes:
- a CDS encoding glycosyltransferase 87 family protein, coding for MSTWRSPDVGSRLGRFSVWCLLWLVAAAALGYVVWRLFGHIPYRIDIDIYQMGGQAWLDGRPLYSGDVKFHTPIGLDLPFTYPPLSAVVFSPFAWLHMPAASVAITFLTLVVLIASTVVVLTALDVWPDSEQLPGPAWLRRLWLAVIIVAPASLWLEPISSNFAFGQINAVLMTLVILDCFPRRTPWPRGLLLGLGIALKLTPAVFLLYFLLRRDNRAALTAVASFVVATLAGFALAWRDSWEYWTDTLLHTDRIGSAALNTDQNIAGALARLPIGEHASHLMWVLLSLGVLAVTVWAMRRVLRAEEPSLAVICVALFGLVVSPVSWSHHWVWMLPAVVVTGVLAWRRRNVALAVVTIAGLALMRWSPIDLLPKHREATAAWWRQLAGMSYVWWALAVIVVAGLTVTTRMTMQRPAEPGRTPVPAAR
- a CDS encoding class II 3-deoxy-7-phosphoheptulonate synthase, giving the protein MNWTVDIPIDQLPSLPPLSDELRARLDAALAKPAAQQPSWPVDQATAMRKVLESVPPVTVPSEIIRLQEQLAQVARGEAFLLQGGDCAETFTDNTEPHIRGNVRTLLQMAVVLTYGSSMPVVKVARIAGQYAKPRSADTDALGLKSYRGDMINGFPPDAAAREHDPSRLVRAYANASAAMNLVRALTSSGLASLHLVHDWNREFVRTSPAGARYEALANEIDRGLRFMSACGVADRNLQTAEIYASHEALVLDYERAMLRLGEGENGEPQLYDLSAHTVWIGERTRQLDGAHVAFAEVIANPIGVKIGPTMTPELAVEYVERLDPHNKAGRLTLVSRLGNNKVRDLLPPIVEKVQAAGHQVIWQCDPMHGNTHESSTGYKTRHFDRIVDEVQGFFEVHRGLGTHPGGIHVEITGENVTECLGGAQDISDSDLSGRYETACDPRLNTQQSLELAFLVAEMLRD
- a CDS encoding polyadenylate-specific 3'-exoribonuclease AS, yielding MRYFYDTEFIEDGRTIELVSIGVVAEDGREYYAVSTEFDPERAGSWVRAHVLTKLPSPASQVWRSRRQIRLDLEEFLGVDSGERIELWAWVGAYDHVALCQLWGPMPGLPKAIPRFTRELRQLWEDRGSPRLPPRSRDAHDALVDARDQLRRFLIITDR
- a CDS encoding 3-oxoacyl-ACP synthase III family protein; the encoded protein is MGILGTGAFVPPRVVTNNQAGASAGIDDAWIFARTAIRTRRWADPEQATSDLAVQAAEQALANAAINAGQLGAVIVSTSTPDQPQPPTAAFVQNALHANSAYAFDTNAVCSGFLFAINTAHALAQRDSIHVLVIGADVYSRILDPTDRKTVCLFGDGAGAVVVGPTTASSRHLRIVDTELHTFTQHINLIGVPGGGSRQPLTTATLDAGQHYFHMDGRGVRDFVTTTVPEQVRKFLARHHLAVEDIDHLVMHQANGRMLDEIYSLLDLRNATCHQTIDRFGNTGSASIPITLHHAYPELHGNILCIGFGGGMAAGITLLAAVSGSAGDVGAHK